In one Streptomyces venezuelae genomic region, the following are encoded:
- a CDS encoding YbhB/YbcL family Raf kinase inhibitor-like protein yields the protein MRSARIALCALLVSGAVGLSPTTASSNSPTPSATRSAFALSSTAFADGGAIPKVHECTSGGGSDPGKRNESPPLTWSGAPAATKSYAIVMRDLDNSNLIHWVIYDIAASTTSLPQNVDHAYRPSTPAGARQVYYRGSANLYGYQGPCSPSTVNTYEFVVYALNKASLANLNSNSSTRTAAREIGAAAIGSARVTGES from the coding sequence GTGAGAAGTGCAAGAATTGCGCTTTGCGCTCTGCTCGTCAGCGGGGCCGTCGGCCTTTCGCCGACCACGGCTTCGTCGAACTCGCCGACGCCGTCGGCAACCCGGAGCGCGTTCGCCCTCTCCAGTACCGCGTTCGCCGACGGTGGCGCCATCCCCAAGGTCCACGAGTGCACCAGCGGAGGCGGAAGCGACCCCGGCAAGAGGAACGAATCCCCTCCTCTGACCTGGTCGGGGGCTCCGGCTGCCACCAAGAGCTACGCGATCGTCATGCGCGATCTCGACAACTCCAACCTCATCCACTGGGTCATCTACGACATCGCGGCGAGCACGACCTCACTCCCTCAAAATGTCGACCACGCATACCGGCCCTCGACCCCGGCGGGAGCCAGGCAGGTCTACTACCGTGGCAGTGCGAACCTCTACGGCTACCAGGGGCCGTGCTCGCCCTCGACCGTGAACACGTACGAGTTCGTCGTCTACGCGCTCAACAAGGCATCGCTGGCCAACCTGAACTCCAACTCGTCTACGCGGACCGCCGCCAGGGAGATCGGCGCGGCGGCGATCGGATCGGCCAGAGTCACCGGCGAGTCGTAG
- a CDS encoding APC family permease: MDMGPSGKGQISLFALIMIGIGSIFGSGWLFGAGSAAQVAGPASVVAWVLGAIFMGLIAMSYAEVGAALPSRGSMARFGHLSHGPVLGFMTGWAVWIAVAALIPIESIAATQYMASWNFGWASGLFDTQSHQLTLSGTAVALLLTVALWLVCYWSVQLLARINIALTLFKFLIPLLTVAALMASGFHGSNFTSAGGFAPEGWTAVLTAISTSGVVFAFNGFQAIVNLGGSTRNPGRSIPLALVGALGLGLVIYLALQIAFIGAVPPEQLAETGWQGINYDSPFVDLAKVLALHWVVTMLQFGAFVSPAGSNIANVASASYMVQSLAETGFFPKRLRQVHPVYGTARPAMWLNLVFAVALLLAAGRSWNALSAVVSAAMVISYLIGPIAVGLFRETRPDMARPFRLPAAKVLCPITFACAACALYWSKWPNTGLCVLLTLIAAPVAAVVLRRRTRTDLRAQLAPAWWMVCFLIWMTVVSALGSEDFGGAGVIAGGLDIALVALSALGFYAWAQRAGRAAHRRGLVEADTPEEAQPAAPPTVGTAAR, encoded by the coding sequence ATGGATATGGGACCGAGCGGCAAGGGGCAGATCAGCCTCTTCGCCCTCATCATGATCGGTATCGGTTCGATCTTCGGTTCGGGCTGGCTGTTCGGTGCCGGGTCCGCGGCTCAGGTCGCGGGTCCGGCATCTGTCGTCGCCTGGGTGTTGGGCGCGATCTTCATGGGCCTCATCGCGATGTCGTACGCGGAGGTCGGTGCGGCGCTTCCGTCCCGCGGCAGCATGGCCCGCTTCGGACACCTCTCGCACGGGCCGGTGCTCGGCTTCATGACCGGCTGGGCCGTATGGATCGCGGTGGCCGCGCTGATCCCCATCGAATCCATCGCCGCCACGCAGTACATGGCGTCCTGGAACTTCGGCTGGGCCTCTGGGCTCTTCGACACCCAGTCGCACCAACTCACCCTTTCCGGCACCGCGGTCGCGCTGCTGCTGACCGTGGCGCTCTGGCTGGTCTGCTACTGGTCCGTGCAACTGCTCGCACGCATCAACATCGCGCTCACGCTGTTCAAATTCCTGATTCCTCTGCTGACCGTCGCCGCGTTGATGGCCTCCGGGTTCCACGGCTCGAACTTCACCAGCGCCGGGGGCTTCGCGCCCGAGGGGTGGACCGCTGTGCTGACCGCCATCAGCACCAGCGGAGTGGTCTTCGCCTTCAACGGCTTCCAGGCCATCGTCAACCTCGGCGGCTCCACCCGGAACCCGGGGCGGTCGATCCCGCTGGCTCTGGTCGGCGCCCTGGGGCTGGGCCTCGTCATCTACCTCGCGCTGCAGATCGCCTTCATCGGCGCGGTACCCCCCGAGCAGCTGGCCGAGACCGGCTGGCAGGGCATCAACTACGACTCGCCGTTCGTCGACCTCGCCAAGGTCCTGGCGTTGCACTGGGTGGTCACGATGCTGCAGTTCGGCGCCTTCGTCTCGCCCGCCGGCTCCAACATCGCCAATGTCGCCTCCGCCTCGTACATGGTGCAGAGCCTGGCCGAGACCGGCTTCTTCCCCAAGAGGCTGCGCCAGGTCCACCCGGTGTACGGCACCGCCCGCCCGGCGATGTGGCTCAACCTCGTCTTCGCCGTGGCCTTGCTGCTGGCCGCCGGGCGCAGTTGGAACGCGCTGTCCGCGGTGGTCTCGGCCGCGATGGTCATCTCCTACCTCATCGGGCCGATCGCGGTGGGCCTGTTCAGGGAGACCCGGCCGGACATGGCACGCCCGTTCCGCCTCCCGGCGGCCAAGGTGCTGTGCCCCATCACTTTCGCCTGCGCCGCCTGCGCCCTGTACTGGTCGAAGTGGCCCAACACCGGGCTGTGCGTGCTGCTCACGCTGATCGCCGCTCCCGTCGCCGCGGTCGTGCTGCGCCGCCGCACCAGGACCGATCTGCGGGCGCAGCTCGCCCCCGCCTGGTGGATGGTGTGCTTCCTGATCTGGATGACGGTCGTGTCCGCGCTGGGCAGCGAGGACTTCGGCGGCGCGGGTGTGATCGCCGGGGGCTTGGACATCGCGCTCGTGGCGCTCTCCGCACTCGGCTTCTACGCCTGGGCCCAGCGGGCGGGGCGAGCGGCACACCGGAGGGGGCTGGTGGAGGCGGATACGCCCGAGGAAGCACAGCCTGCGGCCCCGCCGACGGTCGGCACGGCCGCGCGCTGA